The Dehalogenimonas sp. 4OHTPN genome window below encodes:
- a CDS encoding adenosylcobalamin-dependent ribonucleoside-diphosphate reductase has product MPLDAGSKAAPQPEIELTANARRVLQKRYLRKDAAGRVMETPAEMFRRVAGALAAAELQYDASSDVAAKEAEFYGVMSRLEFLPNSPTLLNASKKNGQLAACFALPVEDSVEGIFDAMKYTALIHKSGGGTGYSLSRLRPAGDMVDGVAGIAGGPVNFLSALSAASDVIRQGGVRRGCSIGLLSVHHPDILKFIVAKDDPLALTNFCISVAVTDDFMKALESGSDYDLINPRTGKLTGRLNAVEVFKKIVAQSWKTGDPGLVFIDRVNRGNPTPNLGPIETVTGCAEQALLPYESCNLGSVNLAKMVKQAGEKMVVDYDKLAAAVKTGVNLLDNVIDVNCYPLPQVEEVTKQTRKIGLGVMGFADMLVLLGVPYDSFEAVKIAEYVMGFVTEKARDASEELAEKRGVFPAFKGSVHDAPGGRRQRHASCTTVAPTGTISLIAGCNVGIEPFYATVFVRNVLDGENLLEINPYFEAAARREGFYSGELLQKLVSCIDLTRIDGVPERIKRVYVTSNRIKPEWHVRIQAAFQRHTDGAVSKMTNVPNSTTPQEQADIFLFGYREGVKGITLYRDSSRELESLCADEKAHKLVAEYVAANP; this is encoded by the coding sequence ATGCCTCTCGATGCCGGTTCTAAAGCGGCGCCGCAGCCGGAGATCGAACTCACCGCCAATGCCCGGCGCGTCCTGCAAAAGCGTTACCTGCGTAAGGACGCCGCGGGCCGGGTCATGGAGACGCCGGCGGAGATGTTTCGCCGCGTCGCCGGGGCGCTGGCCGCCGCCGAGCTTCAATACGATGCCAGCTCCGACGTCGCCGCCAAAGAAGCCGAATTCTACGGCGTCATGTCGCGCCTGGAATTCCTGCCTAATTCGCCGACGCTTTTAAACGCCAGTAAAAAGAACGGCCAGCTGGCCGCCTGCTTCGCCCTGCCGGTGGAAGACTCCGTCGAGGGCATTTTCGATGCCATGAAGTACACCGCCCTGATCCACAAGAGCGGCGGAGGTACCGGCTACTCCCTGTCCCGGCTGCGTCCGGCGGGCGACATGGTTGACGGCGTCGCCGGCATCGCTGGCGGGCCGGTCAACTTCCTCTCGGCTCTGTCAGCCGCCTCTGACGTCATCCGGCAGGGGGGGGTGCGCCGGGGCTGCAGCATCGGCCTGTTGTCGGTGCACCATCCGGACATTTTAAAATTCATTGTCGCCAAAGACGACCCGCTGGCGCTGACCAATTTCTGCATCTCGGTCGCCGTGACCGATGACTTCATGAAAGCCCTGGAATCGGGGAGCGATTACGATCTCATCAACCCTCGGACAGGCAAACTGACCGGGCGCCTCAACGCCGTCGAGGTTTTTAAGAAGATTGTCGCCCAATCCTGGAAGACCGGGGACCCCGGCCTGGTCTTTATCGACCGCGTCAACCGCGGCAATCCCACCCCCAACCTCGGTCCCATCGAGACAGTCACCGGCTGTGCCGAGCAGGCCCTTCTGCCCTACGAATCCTGCAACCTGGGTTCGGTCAATCTGGCTAAAATGGTCAAACAGGCCGGCGAAAAGATGGTTGTCGACTACGATAAACTGGCCGCGGCGGTAAAGACCGGCGTGAACCTCCTTGATAACGTCATCGACGTCAACTGCTACCCGCTGCCGCAGGTCGAGGAAGTGACCAAACAGACCCGCAAGATCGGCCTGGGGGTTATGGGCTTTGCCGATATGCTGGTTCTTTTAGGCGTCCCCTACGATTCCTTCGAGGCGGTCAAGATCGCCGAGTACGTCATGGGCTTCGTCACCGAAAAGGCGCGGGACGCCTCGGAGGAGCTGGCTGAAAAACGAGGCGTCTTCCCGGCTTTTAAGGGCAGCGTCCACGACGCCCCCGGCGGCCGCAGGCAGCGACACGCCTCCTGCACCACGGTCGCCCCCACCGGCACCATCTCGCTTATCGCCGGCTGCAACGTCGGCATTGAGCCGTTCTATGCCACCGTTTTCGTCAGGAACGTCCTGGACGGCGAGAATTTACTCGAGATTAATCCGTACTTCGAAGCCGCCGCCCGCCGCGAAGGCTTCTACTCCGGCGAGCTATTGCAGAAACTAGTGTCTTGCATTGACCTCACGCGGATTGACGGCGTGCCGGAGCGCATCAAGCGCGTCTACGTCACCTCAAACCGCATCAAGCCGGAATGGCACGTTCGCATCCAGGCCGCCTTTCAGCGCCACACCGACGGCGCCGTGTCCAAGATGACCAACGTACCCAATTCAACTACGCCCCAGGAGCAGGCAGACATCTTTCTCTTCGGCTACCGCGAGGGGGTCAAGGGCATCACCCTTTACCGGGATTCAAGCCGGGAGCTGGAATCGCTCTGCGCTGACGAAAAGGCTCACAAGCTGGTCGCTGAATACGTCGCCGCCAATCCTTGA
- a CDS encoding pyridoxamine 5'-phosphate oxidase family protein, with the protein MAKLLPEVIALFQDPAVPKMVATVSRDGELNVTPKTSMTAVDDETLAFADLYGRTTRTFKNLEETGKVAIVAMKVPVAPPFTTYQVKGTFRQYLTSGPVFDQFAAALKAAMGVVISGVGTVKVDAVYSQAPQDKGKQIV; encoded by the coding sequence ATGGCTAAATTGCTGCCGGAGGTTATCGCGCTGTTTCAGGATCCCGCGGTTCCCAAAATGGTAGCGACCGTAAGCCGCGATGGCGAATTGAACGTCACTCCCAAGACGAGTATGACCGCGGTCGACGACGAGACCCTTGCCTTTGCCGATCTTTACGGGCGAACCACTAGGACCTTCAAGAACTTGGAGGAAACCGGGAAGGTAGCCATCGTCGCTATGAAAGTGCCGGTCGCCCCGCCATTCACCACTTACCAGGTTAAGGGGACTTTCCGCCAGTACCTGACCTCCGGGCCGGTGTTTGATCAATTCGCCGCTGCGTTGAAGGCGGCGATGGGCGTCGTCATCAGCGGCGTCGGCACGGTAAAAGTAGACGCGGTTTATTCCCAGGCGCCTCAGGATAAAGGGAAGCAGATTGTGTGA
- a CDS encoding diphthine--ammonia ligase produces MTQVVTSWSGGKDSCLALAMARESGMKVTHLLNILNEDGRTSCTHGLSSDLMQAQARSMGIPLIQLVTNGFRYEADFKKCLKELHKQGVEGGIFGNGDVERQWIDSVCREVGIAAHLPLEGMTKDRILREFISRGFEAIVVTTRADVMGEEWLGRKLDAAFLRDWDEIRREKKISRAAEAGAYHTTVLGGPAFKKNLEIVESNKVLQDGFWYLNILKVE; encoded by the coding sequence TTGACTCAGGTTGTGACTTCGTGGAGCGGCGGCAAGGACAGCTGCCTGGCTCTGGCCATGGCCCGTGAATCCGGCATGAAGGTTACCCATCTCCTGAATATCCTCAACGAGGACGGCCGCACCTCCTGCACCCACGGCCTGTCGTCCGACCTGATGCAGGCTCAGGCCCGGAGCATGGGTATACCGCTGATCCAGCTGGTGACCAACGGCTTTCGCTACGAAGCCGATTTCAAGAAATGCCTCAAAGAGCTTCACAAGCAGGGCGTGGAGGGCGGTATTTTCGGCAACGGCGACGTGGAACGCCAGTGGATAGACTCGGTCTGCCGCGAGGTCGGCATCGCCGCCCACCTGCCGCTGGAAGGCATGACCAAGGACCGCATCCTCCGCGAGTTCATCAGCCGCGGTTTTGAAGCCATCGTCGTCACCACCCGCGCCGATGTCATGGGTGAAGAATGGCTGGGCCGCAAGCTGGACGCCGCGTTCCTTCGTGACTGGGACGAAATCCGCCGCGAAAAGAAAATCTCCCGCGCCGCCGAGGCCGGGGCTTATCACACCACCGTTCTGGGCGGGCCTGCTTTCAAGAAAAACCTGGAGATCGTCGAAAGCAACAAAGTATTGCAGGACGGCTTCTGGTACCTTAACATCTTGAAGGTCGAGTAG
- the rsgA gene encoding ribosome small subunit-dependent GTPase A, with translation MNDQPTDSRSQDLRVLGWNPFFKEHFQQLNIPDTVPARVISESKDLFQVQGAFGVFSAEIAGKMRYLLEADSLYPAVGDWVAVKPLAGENKAVIQSVLPRKSKFSRQAAGERTAEQIVAANIDTVFIVSGLDGGRSFNLRRIERYLTLAWSSGAAPVMVLNKADVCPGVEKFILEVEAIAPGVPVHAVSAWERTGLEALAPYLSEGSAVAFLGSSGVGKSALINALLGQEKQQTGEVRPDDRMGRHTTTRRELMLVPSGGMVIDTPGMRQIQMWAGEDDLQGAFADIEMLARECRYADCGHSGEPGCAVRAAMEQGELHPARLASYRKLGNEINYLAAREMQSARQYEKQKWKPIAKLVKEIKRSESD, from the coding sequence GTGAATGACCAACCAACCGATTCGCGGTCACAGGACCTTCGGGTTCTTGGCTGGAATCCTTTTTTTAAGGAACACTTTCAACAATTGAATATCCCTGACACGGTGCCTGCCAGGGTCATATCTGAGTCTAAAGACCTGTTCCAGGTACAAGGCGCCTTCGGTGTATTTTCGGCGGAAATCGCCGGCAAAATGCGGTATCTGCTCGAGGCGGACAGTCTGTACCCTGCGGTGGGGGACTGGGTGGCGGTTAAACCGCTGGCTGGTGAGAATAAAGCCGTGATCCAGTCGGTACTGCCGAGGAAAAGCAAGTTTTCCAGACAAGCAGCCGGCGAGCGTACCGCGGAACAGATTGTCGCCGCCAATATCGACACCGTTTTTATCGTCAGCGGCCTGGACGGCGGCAGGAGCTTCAACCTTCGGCGCATCGAGCGTTACCTGACCCTCGCCTGGAGCAGCGGCGCCGCGCCGGTCATGGTGCTTAACAAAGCCGATGTGTGCCCAGGCGTTGAAAAGTTCATCCTTGAGGTTGAAGCTATCGCCCCCGGAGTGCCGGTTCACGCCGTCAGTGCCTGGGAGCGCACCGGCCTGGAAGCGCTGGCGCCGTACCTGTCCGAAGGCAGCGCCGTCGCGTTTTTGGGATCTTCCGGCGTAGGCAAATCCGCTTTAATCAACGCTTTGCTTGGTCAGGAAAAACAACAGACTGGAGAGGTTCGCCCGGACGACCGCATGGGCCGTCACACCACCACCCGCCGGGAACTCATGCTTGTCCCATCGGGCGGTATGGTCATCGATACGCCGGGGATGAGGCAGATCCAGATGTGGGCCGGAGAAGATGATCTCCAGGGTGCGTTTGCCGATATCGAGATGCTGGCGCGGGAATGTCGCTACGCCGATTGCGGCCATAGCGGGGAGCCGGGTTGCGCGGTCAGGGCGGCCATGGAACAGGGGGAACTCCACCCCGCCAGGTTAGCAAGCTACCGTAAGCTGGGGAATGAGATAAATTACCTGGCCGCCAGAGAAATGCAGAGCGCCCGCCAGTACGAGAAGCAGAAATGGAAACCCATAGCTAAACTCGTAAAAGAAATCAAAAGATCCGAGTCGGATTAA
- a CDS encoding TRC40/GET3/ArsA family transport-energizing ATPase, whose translation MRVILFTGKGGVGKTSLAAATAVRAADMGRRTLVLSTDIAHSLADSFDVELANEPRQIIANLWGQETEIYKTLETYWGAIQRYIAALMSWRGMSGIVADEVAILPGMEELANLLYIERYRREGNYDLVIVDSAPTGETLRLLSFPDMLHWWMNRLFPIQRKVAAVMRPVVGAISDIPLPSNSVLDAVAELYAELEDVHKLLLDAEQSSIRLVVNPEKMVIKEAQRTLTYLNLFGYSTDAVIVNRILPQSVSDDYFAGWKESQRKYLKYIKEAFSPLPILNMPLLDQEVVGVEMLRRMAAAVYGEADPAAFFFRGQVQTIDKTDDGYLLNLKLPFASKEQVSLIHSRDELNIKVGSYRRTVALPHILTSLKVGDAKMDDQTLRVHFLQPSAAKEPAVKKHGQKEEASQ comes from the coding sequence ATGCGGGTCATCCTGTTTACCGGCAAGGGCGGCGTCGGCAAGACATCGCTGGCTGCCGCCACCGCTGTCCGCGCCGCGGATATGGGCCGGCGCACCCTGGTGCTCTCAACCGACATCGCCCACAGCCTGGCCGATTCCTTCGATGTCGAACTGGCCAACGAGCCGCGGCAGATAATCGCCAATCTCTGGGGCCAGGAGACCGAGATCTATAAAACGCTGGAAACTTACTGGGGCGCCATCCAGCGGTATATCGCCGCGCTTATGTCCTGGCGCGGCATGAGCGGCATCGTGGCCGACGAAGTAGCCATCTTGCCCGGCATGGAAGAACTGGCCAACCTGCTCTACATCGAGAGATACCGGCGCGAAGGGAACTACGACCTGGTAATCGTTGATTCGGCGCCGACCGGGGAAACGCTCAGGCTGCTGTCTTTCCCGGATATGCTGCACTGGTGGATGAACCGGCTGTTCCCCATCCAGCGGAAAGTGGCCGCGGTGATGCGGCCGGTGGTGGGCGCCATTTCCGATATCCCGCTGCCCTCCAATTCGGTGCTGGACGCGGTGGCCGAACTCTATGCCGAACTGGAGGATGTCCATAAACTCCTGCTGGATGCCGAACAGTCTTCCATCAGGCTGGTGGTCAATCCGGAGAAAATGGTCATCAAGGAAGCCCAGCGCACCCTGACCTACTTGAACCTGTTCGGCTACTCGACCGACGCCGTTATCGTCAACCGCATCTTGCCCCAGTCAGTCAGCGATGACTACTTCGCCGGCTGGAAGGAAAGCCAGCGCAAATACCTCAAGTACATCAAGGAAGCGTTCTCGCCGCTGCCGATTCTCAACATGCCGCTTTTAGACCAGGAGGTGGTCGGGGTGGAGATGCTGCGGCGCATGGCGGCGGCGGTTTACGGCGAGGCGGACCCGGCGGCCTTCTTTTTTCGGGGCCAAGTTCAGACGATCGACAAAACAGATGACGGCTACCTGCTCAACCTGAAGCTGCCGTTCGCCAGCAAGGAGCAGGTCTCCTTAATCCACAGCCGCGACGAACTGAATATTAAGGTCGGCAGCTACCGCCGTACTGTGGCCTTGCCGCACATCCTGACCAGTCTCAAGGTCGGCGACGCCAAAATGGACGACCAGACGCTGCGCGTTCATTTCTTGCAGCCGTCCGCGGCCAAAGAGCCGGCGGTTAAAAAACACGGGCAAAAAGAGGAGGCCAGCCAATGA
- a CDS encoding Crp/Fnr family transcriptional regulator: MTSLSCMADMWLFDALDEKEKADIRRLFQRPEYLKNEYLFNEGEPANSVFIVTKGRVKLIKTSEDGREIVLGYLTANQMFGEEVLFDESRRSFAAIAVEDTRLCACYKSSFETLLAQNSQLSLKVIKSLGDKIRRITEQLADVAIYDTRSSLCRTLARLAKEHGRETSDGMKLNFRLTHDDLGALVGASRVMITNVMRSLKLAGIVKDDIDHRLVISRWFLNEPLPEEIPVTPGLPGDCECFQVK; the protein is encoded by the coding sequence ATGACGTCGCTAAGCTGTATGGCGGATATGTGGTTGTTCGACGCGTTGGACGAAAAGGAAAAAGCCGATATCCGCCGGCTGTTTCAGCGCCCCGAATACCTGAAAAATGAATACCTCTTCAACGAAGGCGAACCGGCCAATTCCGTGTTCATCGTCACCAAAGGCCGGGTCAAGCTTATCAAGACCTCCGAAGACGGCCGAGAAATTGTCCTGGGATACCTCACCGCCAACCAGATGTTCGGGGAGGAAGTTCTGTTCGATGAAAGCCGGAGGTCATTTGCCGCCATCGCCGTCGAGGATACCCGGCTATGCGCCTGTTACAAGAGCAGCTTTGAAACCCTGCTGGCCCAGAATAGTCAGTTATCACTCAAAGTGATCAAGAGCCTGGGCGATAAAATCAGGCGGATCACAGAACAGTTAGCCGATGTCGCCATCTACGACACCCGTTCCAGCCTGTGCCGGACGCTGGCCAGGCTGGCTAAAGAACACGGGCGGGAAACATCCGACGGGATGAAGCTAAATTTCCGGCTGACCCATGACGACCTAGGCGCGCTGGTTGGGGCTTCCAGGGTCATGATCACCAATGTGATGCGGTCGCTCAAGCTGGCTGGCATTGTGAAAGATGACATAGACCACCGGCTGGTAATCAGCCGGTGGTTTTTAAACGAACCTTTGCCTGAAGAAATCCCGGTAACACCCGGTTTGCCAGGCGATTGCGAATGTTTCCAGGTGAAGTAA